A stretch of DNA from Arachis hypogaea cultivar Tifrunner chromosome 19, arahy.Tifrunner.gnm2.J5K5, whole genome shotgun sequence:
cttaaatagttttttaaaaaactgcaatttaatttttaattattttatatattttctttttctactttcttctcctctttaTCCAATCCTAATCAATTACCACCATATACATTTATTACAATATAAATTTTTCAAATACTACATAATTTTGTTATAAGATAttactttaaattttagttttagataagaTATTAACAAGTCTGTCCAATGAGATATCTCTATTTACGAGGAATAAATATTCCAATTAGTATAAAATCACactttaaatgaaaaaaatatctttatttcttgaattttttagaGGAATAGTTTTataaagggataagtattgttttggtccctcacgttgagggtcggaatcgaacccgtccctgatgtatattttgatttaaaattatccttaaagtcgcatttaaatttaaaatcgtccttgaCGAAGTAAACTTTTTGTAAATGACGATGATACCCTTATGAAGTTTTTGTGTTTCGTGCGAAACACTTCACCCCTTCATATGCTTCCAAACCCTCAACGTAAACCCAACATTAATCATAACGTTTCACTTCACTAATGTTGTTCCACCGTGCCCTAGGGAAGAATCAGAAACGCTAGAAGGTGTTCTTGGAGTGAAGATCGCAGCCGAGTCTGGTTTACTGGAAGGCAGGGTCGTGCACATTCTATCAAGTATGTTTCGCTGTTTACTGTTTACTGAGATTAGGGATAAACATCACTGTGTGGtttaggttttaattttttttcttctatttgtgTGATATGGCACTGTGTATAGGTTGTTGGAGAAGACAATGGTGTACTTTAAACTGAAAGTCTAACATGGGGGTGGTTTACCTATCGGAATGGGCCGTTAGAGTATGCGGGGAAAGAAACAACAGTGATAGAAGAGATTGATGGTGATCGGTGGTCCGTATTTGAAACCTATGCAGAGTTAAAGCAGTTTGGATATGTGGAGGAGAATATCCCTTCATTGTGGTTCAAGGATCCTACACATGAAGATttggaaaaaaatttgaagttgtttAAGTCTGATGCAGATTCCATTGCTATGTGCAAAATAGCTGAGGTAAGAGATTATGTTGAGTTGTATGTAGTGCACAAGGTTCAGGAAGAAGAGGTGTTTCCTGCTTCTGGATACATTGATGTTGGGGGGATCATAGGATGGATGATGTGGGACAACAGCTGGTTGTGTATGGAGGAGAAGATGCTGGTTTAAACAAATCTGAAGCAGCTGCTGATATCTCTGGGGCCGAGAATACAGAGGGTGGTGATGATGTTAATCTGAAAGCTGATATGGGTAACTATAGTGATAGTGACAGCGTTGATTTAGAGTATGAACcatctgaggaagaggaagagactGAAGATGATTTACACTTTACCAGCAGTGAAGATGAGCTTGATCCTGTTGTTAGTGGATTTTAAGATGTTAATGTGGTGAATGAAAAAAGTAGGGCAGTAAAAAATAAGAGGGTTGCAACTGAAAACTTTGAGGATGAGGATGGAGTAGGGAGTGATGAAATAGAGAATGACCATGAGGTTGGAGGTGCTGTGTCAGATTCAGACCACCAGGGACAAAGTTATCCAGTTCACAAGCATAAAAAAGACATGAGGAAATACAAGTGGGAAGTGGGCACAGTGTATGCTACCAGGGAGGAGTTCAAGAACACTGTGACTGCATATGCCGTGCAGACCGCTCGGGCAATCACATTTAGGAAGTGTGATCTGCAAAGGGTTAGGGCAGTTTTCACTAGCGAGTGTCCGTTTTGGCTGTATGCTGCGAAGATGAAAGAAGATGATACTTGGCAGCTTCGCAGCATGAATTTGACTCACACATGTACACAAGCATACAAGGTAGGGATTTTGCACTCTAGATGGCTAGGCAAGGCATTCAAGAAGAAAGTCGAATCAAATCCGAAGGTGAAGATTAGGGAGTTAGTGTCAAAGGCTAAAAAAAAGTGGAACTTGACTGTCACCAAGTCAATGGCAACGAGGACCAAGCAGATTGCACTTGATGAAATCCAGGGAACCTTCCGAGAGCAGTATAAGAGGATATATGATTATGCACATGAGTTGATGCGGGCAAATCCAGGTTCATCCGTTCGCATACAAGTGCAAAGGTTCCCTGAACTTGATAATGAGGTAGCCTCATCATAGACTAGTTACTGTATCTTTCAAAGGATCTATATTTGCTTGGAAGCATGCAAGAGGAGCTTCAACCATTGTAGGAGCTTCATTGGTCTAGACGGCTATTTTCTGAAGACACCACAGGGGGGACAACTGCTCACTGCCATTGGTTGGGATCCAAACGACCAAATGATGCCCATTGCATATGCAGTTGTAGAGGCCAAGACCAAGGACTCATGGACTTGGTTCTTAAGTCATCTTGCATctgacattggtgttgagaagatggGAAGAACTACTTTCATGTCTGACTAGCAGAAAGTAAGCAAGTGTAACCAATTATGTTTTTTGACTTATGTACATTGACACAATGAATTACTGTATCTCAAGTATCACTCACTGTATGGTCTTCCATTTTCTGATTGCAGGGTTTGTTGCCAGCATACGATGATGTTATACCAGGTGTGGAGAATCGATTCTGTGTGAGGCACCTATACAGCAATTTCAGGAAAAGGTTTCCGGGGTTACAATTGAAGCAACTAATGTGGAGGTGTGCTAAGGCGACTCACTGGAGGGACTGGGAGAGGAACATGGCCGAACTGAAAGCTGTGAATCAGGAAGCCTATAGATACCTAAATGCTATCCCTCCTAGGTATTGGTCTAGATCTAGATTTACCTATAATTCTAAAGTAGATACACTGGTTAACAATATGTCTGAGAGCTTTAATGCTGCCATAGTTGATACTAGAGAAAAACCTATACTTACAATATTAGAGGAGATCAGGGTTAAACTGATGACTAGGTGGGCAGAGAATAGGGATTTAGCTCAGAAGTAtgcagggacaatcttacctagGATTAGAATAAAGTTGGAGAGGAGGTCTAGATCTGCTGGAGAATGGCGGCCATATTGGTCTGCAGCTCAAAAATATGAGGTTATGAATGGGTTAGATATGTTTACTGTTGACTTAGGATCCTCTGAGTGCTCTTGTAGAAGGTGGCAGTTGAGTAGAATACCTTGTGTCCATGCAATTAGTTGCATCAAGTTCAAAGGGCTTGTGTTGGAACCTTATGTGGCTGACTGCTACAAGAGAGAAGCATACTTGAGGTGCTACGAGGCAGTAATTCACCCATTGAACGGACCTTACCTATGGAAGATTACACCACATCCTAATGTAATGCCTCCCCCATACAGAAGGCCTAGTTACAGGCCAGTCAAAAAAAGGAAACCAGCTGCTGGAGATGAAGAACAGAGCAGCCGCACTCACATGTCCAGGAAGGGGGAGAAACAAAGGTGCTCTATATGTGGTGTTGTTGGACATAATAAAAGCAGATACCCTAAACCTATTGACAATGAGGtatattgattaaatttttttacattgCTTGTCTGAGAGTTTTTCACTCAGCCTTATGTTCATCTCTATTGACTGCAACTGTTTCATAGGCCCAAAATTTCAAGAAACAAAGCAAGGGCAAGCAATCCAGGGGAAGCAACAACTCTATCCCTCCAGCTGCTAAGGGAGGAAAGAAAAGTGCATCTACACAGCCCACTCCCAAGCTCACTGTCAAGAGAAAAGTTGCTTCAGCAACACAGCCAACAAGTTCAGCCCAATCCAACACTGTAGCACAACCAAAAAGGCCTAGAGGCAGGCTCAAGGGGACCACGAAGCCCACACCTTCAGCCCAGTCTGATCCACCACCCAGGAAGATTGCAGGCCCAAAAAGCTCAGCACCTTTAACTTCATCATCACAACCAACCACCACAACTCTTCCAGCATCTCAGCCATCCCTTGCCACAGCTTCAAGCCAACTCACTGGGCACTACTCTGTTAGCTTTACTGGAGGACCTCATGTTTCTCCTAGAAAACTGAAGTTAATTGCAAAGTTGCCTCCAAGAAAATGGGGATTGCTTTAGGGAAATGACAACACTTAGCATgttggtttattttgttttaagtttGTGTTAAGGTTCTGGTTAATCCAGTGTGGACTTGTTGGTTGTACTGAAATATTGgcttatattttgttactttttgttgcttatattttgtctttgtgCTACTGTTGGTTGTAGTGAAATATTGGCTTGTTCCCAGCCAATCCTTTTGATGGTTAGGTTGTTTTGAGTTAAGTTTCTTTTAAGGTTCTGGTAATGTCAAATACTATGCTTATTATGTATTTAGACATTTACCATTTTAATGACACTGTTATCTTATTGTTCAGTCATGGAAATCATGTTTTGCCAAGAAAAAGTTTCACTCTCATTTCAATATCCAACCATGCTTACAAGACAGTCATATATACATGTTGAAATACATTCAACATACCACAATCAAGAACCCCCCCTAATACATAAACCCCAGCCCAATTCACCAACAAAAACAACAGCAAAATACACCTACACATGTTTCATACCAAGTTCAATGGAATGAGACACTGTTGCGTTGCTTTAGACCAACTCTGCAACAGCAAACATACAAACCCAACCCACCCAAAAAATCCTAACACTGCAACGAACTTCAGCTTCCACTCTGCCGCTTTGGTTCTTGATTTCATCATCGAAAGCTTCTTCCTTAACCTAGCAATTTCTGAATATTCCACCTCTGTCTCTGGATCTGCCCAACGAAAGAAATTGCAGCCTTCTTGCACCTGCACATACCCACAGAGATCACCATCCCTTCCATCACCCAGAAGACCCAATTcagagaaaaagtaaataaacaaacCTCAAAGTAGACACAACCCCAAAATCTGCGACCTGGGTTCTCCTTGGTCCCCGAGATTCGCAACACCGGCTTCTCACCATGGGAACAAAGTAGCAGCCTACCTTATGACAAAGCCCTGCTTCGCGATGAGGTTGAGCTTCATGCAGCCATGGCGTTTTCCCTCCAGCAGGTCCTCACGGTGAATTCTGCAACAATGGCTTCCACGCTGCTTTACCCTTTCCTCCTTTCAATTCAATGTATAATTATTAAACTTTCCCATTCATTTTaatttcctatatatatatatatatatatatatatatatatatatatatatatggtgaagTCTCTGGTGGCTAGAATATTAATGGCTAAAAATGGCTAAGAGTTGACCTTCAAATAAAATAATGACACCTGGTAGATTTGGTTTCACAACTTTTCAATAGTATGAAGGGTGGTTAAGAGTGTGCAATAATTACTAGGAAGTTATCATGTGGATAGAATTGTCATTTGAGGTTACTTTATGTGTTGTTGGATCTTGGACAAAAATATTATTGGGccattatacaaaataaaatcaaaactgCACAAGCATGAGgtctaataatttttttggcacaattataaaataaagtttatttctTCAATAATTTATTCCTTAGTTTGTTTGTATTTCTCTAAAAAATAAccgtaaaaaatattataatgtcctaaaaattttattaagggaacaaaattaatatttttttacgagATATATTTgtaagatttattttttatatttgtttaaaaaattgttGGATTGTAGAGTGTTcggttttttttaataattatagaaaaaaataataatgaattaatataaatatattaatatttgtaaAATACATATTATAAACATTAAAGTCagtcaccagtataaaatatatgttagaatataaatacatatttattatctattatatactaCTGATTTTACAACTAAATATGCCACATGTTACTTTTTCATtgcaattaaaatcaattttttctctcgaaaattaaagagttctctcttcctctctctctctctccctttctttatctctctcattccttcacTCACTCTAtttctcttatatatcattatcaattactaattataaatttgacaatcaaaatatacaacatgacattctctaattacattcaaacaaaattaaaattttgaaattgaatatagctatattatatattatatttatatattactaactaatttaataactaaaaagtgtcacatgacactctcttattaaaatttaaagaaaatattttcttccaaaattactaaatctccttcttacattctcttatctacctcttttttttttttctatttttctctatctatttctctctatcattcgcactctatatataatttatattttatattagaaatttgacaaataaaaaatgtgtcaccaaatattcttttattgtaattaaaataaaaaaattttaacttccaaaattaacaaattcctactcccattcttcttttttatctttctctctcttttctctcattatCTATCTTTCTCTACCATtttgttctacaaaaaataaaattaacaacataatataatttaaataaaaatttttattatatacatatttttatttagctttaaaTTTTTTCTACTTATTATCTTTCTAATTtatgttttcacttttttttcaaatatttattgtatataatttaaaaaaatactaatactatgattaaaagttagaattgatataaatttttttatgctaatatctaattatatttttatatatatagagtaacaaatattatttttaaataacaagtataaaattaattatttttatttgtacaacaaatttaacacctaattaaatttaagagTATACAAGTTataaattctttcaaattttagataaagaatgttaaaattaattattattaaaaagttaAACTCTTTCATATGAAATACTAAAAAACTTATTGTTAATTTTGTAAgctaaagaaaaattttatttgattacaataaaagaatattgggtggcatattttgatttgtcaaattactaatataaaatagaaattatATATAGAATGCGAATGATAGAGAGAAACAGAAAACAAGAGAGATAGATAAG
This window harbors:
- the LOC140182150 gene encoding uncharacterized protein, with translation MRKYKWEVGTVYATREEFKNTVTAYAVQTARAITFRKCDLQRVRAVFTSECPFWLYAAKMKEDDTWQLRSMNLTHTCTQAYKVGILHSRWLGKAFKKKVESNPKVKIRELVSKAKKKWNLTVTKSMATRTKQIALDEIQGTFREQYKRIYDYAHELMRANPGSSVRIQVQRFPELDNEGLLPAYDDVIPGVENRFCVRHLYSNFRKRFPGLQLKQLMWRCAKATHWRDWERNMAELKAVNQEAYRYLNAIPPRYWSRSRFTYNSKVDTLVNNMSESFNAAIVDTREKPILTILEEIRVKLMTRWAENRDLAQKYAGTILPRIRIKLERRSRSAGEWRPYWSAAQKYEVMNGLDMFTVDLGSSECSCRRWQLSRIPCVHAISCIKFKGLVLEPYVADCYKREAYLRCYEAVIHPLNGPYLWKITPHPNVMPPPYRRPSYRPVKKRKPAAGDEEQSSRTHMSRKGEKQRCSICGVVGHNKSRYPKPIDNEAQNFKKQSKGKQSRGSNNSIPPAAKGGKKSASTQPTPKLTVKRKVASATQPTSSAQSNTVAQPKRPRGRLKGTTKPTPSAQSDPPPRKIAGPKSSAPLTSSSQPTTTTLPASQPSLATASSQLTGHYSVSFTGGPHVSPRKLKLIAKLPPRKWGLL